From a single Raphanus sativus cultivar WK10039 chromosome 3, ASM80110v3, whole genome shotgun sequence genomic region:
- the LOC108819369 gene encoding ras-related protein RABG3a: MATRRRTLLKVIVLGDSGVGKTSLMNQYVHNKFSQQYKATIGADFVTKELQIGDKLVTLQIWDTAGQERFQSLGAAFYRGADCCALVYDVNVAKSFDSLETWHEEFLKQASPADPKTFPFIVLGNKVDIGGGSTRVVSETKAADWCASNGNIPYFETSAKEDYNVDEAFFTIAKTALANENDQDIYFQGIPVAVTENEPKGGGCAC; this comes from the exons ATGGCGACGAGAAGACGTACTTTGCTCAAGGTCATTGTCCTCGGCGATAGCGG GGTTGGTAAGACTTCCTTGATGAATCA ATATGTGCATAACAAGTTTAGTCAACAGTATAAAGCGACTATTGGTGCTGATTTCGTGACCAAGGAGCTTCAGATTGGGGATAAGCTTGTTACTCTCCAG atttggGATACTGCTGGACAAGAGAGGTTCCAGAGTCTTGGTGCTGCGTTTTACAGAGGTGCAGATTGTTGCGCTTTGGTTTATGATGTCAACGTGGCCAAGTCCTTTGATTCTCTCGAAACTTGGCATGAGGAGTTTCTTAAACAG GCAAGTCCAGCGGATCCAAAGACATTTCCGTTTATAGTGCTTGGAAACAAGGTTGACATAGGTGGAGGGAGCACTAGAGTG GTCTCTGAGACGAAAGCAGCTGACTGGTGTGCTTCAAATGGTAACATACCCTATTTCGAGACATCAGCTAAAGAAGACTACAATGTCGATGAGGCTTTCTTTACCATTGCCAAAACCGCTCTTGCCAACGAGAATGATCAGGACAT ATACTTCCAAGGCATACCAGTTGCAGTGACTGAAAACGAGCCAAAAGGGGGTGGTTGCGCTTGCTGA